A single genomic interval of Clostridium facile harbors:
- a CDS encoding glycosyl hydrolase, producing MKKQKVLSKMLASVLCASLAAGTVLSVNAQSTQQQDFAQTISSRFQNVEMDYKPEARWWLAEGSHTDQTLIESIHELYDSGFGALEFVTLDESAYLDDATYAWGSEEWIHDSHLIVEECTKLGMGVSFTSGTNWATANLVNITPDDQTASQELGYKTIDLAGGEHYSGELPKVRLPEGATKMRLEKVIVAKSQGTADDGIPLLSEDSLTDITDSATQDENGIWSMDYTAPADGNYTVFVFWQYGTAENYKPSIGKSYTINYLTKDGANALIDYWEENVLTEDLREQIQKNGDVSLYMDSLELGTKGPDTAGQLWSEDYLEEFKNRRGYDLTKYLPLIVADRSMGLKYKYEVENKDRDNGLTEKIRRDTYQTNTELYMENCLEPIREWLHTFGMTLRAETSYGQLFELSQPIKSVDYVETESLEFFSELDRFRGQAGGAHLYDKLYSSETGAICSGNYLYNNDYFRQIFYTQFAAGVQRTVVHGYSSEYGPEQNVNWPGYEGMSVFMSERFNKRQPNSIDYPEFNAHVARTQKALRQGSVQMDLGVLRNEYRMDNSYWYFTDSYDNNHLRRHEGIYWKDTTLQDAGYTYDYFSPVLLQDEDITCSDGVVQADSAAYQALIVFEEEMPYESAQILLQWAESGLPVVLVDGPTEEDVQQNVTKYNESAAITTGFYDGKDEELKQVMDQMRELDNVASVQTQAEAYDALIGLGVHPRAEYIENDQQNLLSVLRKDDDATYLYLYNYMYTDTENYKGQVSVDGIYKPYILDTWTGEVTETGVYAYENGRTILNVDLGPGDIMVFALDPNGADETQPTVVATTDNVYQVTDSSMYVTQSGTTTLSYSDGTTYQVEVQAPEDINLDNWDLTIEDWKPGEKITRTEDRGLGYTTTEAAYTTKKELIHVGKTELIPWKDIESVGPYVSGVGTYRNTFALPEDWELEQDGLVFQADSVSGGTVALFINGTQVPINMDNATADISEFVVPGENSIEVRVTSSLRNRLTENGYSGWLIPVTSDNYGMVGNTSLITYTKVPIAEIQSNKSILDSVITYAENAKASGEYDNAIESVQKSFDVALENAKTVADNVAATQEEVDAAWKTLLNEIHKLGFVAGDKTELASLIEAANEINAELDRYVEAGKAKFTEALEAAVAVYEDGDAMQAEINQVADDLLNAMLNLRFKADKSVLEDVLAEAGKVDANAYTTESYAALEAAVAEAKDVYNNENASQEEVDAAVTNVQAAMDQLVAVDGTVSEETTSSTDDTATQTGQESTTPKANAAKTGDFAPIAGLTAITLAGASLLLTRKKK from the coding sequence ATGAAAAAACAAAAAGTGTTGAGCAAAATGCTCGCGTCTGTTCTTTGTGCATCTTTGGCAGCTGGCACTGTCTTATCTGTTAATGCACAATCAACACAGCAACAGGATTTTGCGCAAACAATCAGCAGCCGTTTCCAAAACGTAGAGATGGATTACAAACCAGAGGCGAGATGGTGGTTAGCAGAGGGCTCCCACACAGACCAAACATTGATTGAATCTATCCATGAGTTATATGATTCTGGATTTGGTGCGTTGGAATTTGTGACTCTGGATGAATCCGCTTATTTGGATGACGCCACCTATGCGTGGGGATCGGAGGAGTGGATTCATGATTCCCATTTAATTGTAGAAGAATGTACAAAGTTAGGAATGGGTGTGAGTTTTACCAGTGGAACAAACTGGGCAACCGCTAATTTAGTTAATATTACACCAGATGATCAGACGGCATCCCAGGAACTGGGATATAAAACCATTGATCTGGCAGGAGGAGAACATTATTCTGGTGAATTGCCAAAAGTAAGACTTCCAGAAGGCGCGACAAAAATGCGTTTGGAAAAAGTAATTGTTGCGAAGTCACAAGGGACAGCAGATGATGGGATACCACTATTGAGTGAAGATTCTCTAACAGATATTACAGATTCTGCAACACAAGATGAAAACGGAATCTGGAGTATGGATTATACTGCCCCAGCTGATGGAAATTACACTGTTTTTGTATTCTGGCAGTATGGTACAGCGGAAAACTACAAACCTTCCATTGGAAAATCCTATACCATTAACTATTTAACCAAAGACGGCGCCAATGCGTTGATTGATTATTGGGAAGAAAATGTCCTTACAGAAGATTTAAGGGAACAAATCCAAAAGAATGGTGACGTTTCCCTTTATATGGATTCTTTGGAACTTGGTACCAAAGGACCAGATACAGCAGGGCAGCTATGGAGTGAAGATTATTTAGAAGAATTTAAAAACCGTCGTGGTTATGATTTAACCAAATATCTGCCTTTAATTGTTGCAGACCGTAGTATGGGTTTAAAATATAAATATGAGGTCGAAAATAAAGACAGAGATAATGGGCTTACAGAAAAAATCCGTAGGGATACCTATCAAACAAATACAGAACTGTATATGGAAAACTGCCTTGAACCTATTCGGGAGTGGCTTCATACTTTTGGTATGACCTTGCGTGCGGAAACTTCTTATGGCCAATTATTTGAACTATCCCAGCCTATTAAATCGGTTGATTATGTGGAAACGGAATCCTTGGAGTTTTTCTCTGAACTTGACCGCTTCCGTGGGCAGGCAGGGGGAGCACATTTATACGATAAATTGTATTCTTCTGAAACGGGAGCAATCTGTTCAGGAAACTATTTATACAATAACGACTATTTTAGACAAATATTCTATACACAATTTGCAGCAGGTGTACAAAGGACTGTAGTCCATGGTTACTCCTCTGAATATGGTCCGGAACAAAATGTAAATTGGCCTGGGTATGAAGGAATGTCAGTTTTTATGTCAGAACGTTTTAACAAACGCCAACCCAATTCTATTGACTATCCAGAGTTCAACGCTCATGTTGCAAGGACACAAAAAGCATTACGGCAAGGGTCTGTCCAAATGGATTTAGGAGTATTGCGGAACGAATATAGGATGGATAATTCTTATTGGTATTTTACTGATAGTTATGATAACAACCATTTACGCCGGCATGAAGGAATCTACTGGAAAGACACTACTTTGCAAGATGCTGGCTATACTTATGATTATTTCTCCCCTGTTTTATTGCAGGATGAAGATATCACTTGTAGCGATGGTGTAGTTCAGGCGGATAGTGCAGCTTATCAGGCTTTAATTGTATTTGAAGAGGAAATGCCATATGAAAGTGCGCAAATTTTGTTGCAATGGGCTGAGTCCGGACTACCTGTTGTACTTGTTGATGGCCCAACAGAGGAAGATGTTCAACAAAATGTTACAAAATACAATGAAAGTGCAGCAATTACTACAGGATTCTATGATGGAAAAGACGAAGAGCTAAAACAAGTAATGGATCAAATGCGGGAACTGGACAATGTAGCAAGCGTACAAACACAGGCGGAAGCATATGACGCTTTAATTGGTTTGGGCGTCCACCCACGTGCGGAATATATAGAGAATGATCAACAAAATTTGCTTTCTGTTTTACGGAAAGATGACGATGCGACCTACCTCTATTTATACAATTATATGTACACTGATACTGAAAACTATAAGGGGCAAGTTTCTGTTGATGGTATTTATAAACCATATATCTTGGATACCTGGACAGGTGAAGTAACAGAAACTGGCGTATATGCTTACGAAAATGGTAGAACGATCCTCAATGTGGATTTGGGACCTGGAGATATTATGGTATTTGCGTTAGATCCAAATGGCGCGGACGAAACCCAACCAACTGTTGTGGCCACCACCGACAATGTATATCAGGTTACAGATTCCAGTATGTATGTAACACAAAGTGGTACTACAACACTCTCCTATAGTGATGGAACAACCTATCAGGTTGAGGTACAAGCTCCAGAGGATATCAACCTTGATAATTGGGACTTAACGATAGAAGACTGGAAACCAGGAGAAAAAATAACCCGTACAGAGGATAGAGGACTAGGGTACACTACCACTGAAGCTGCTTATACAACCAAAAAAGAGCTAATCCATGTAGGGAAAACTGAACTGATTCCGTGGAAAGACATAGAATCCGTAGGTCCTTATGTATCCGGCGTAGGAACCTATCGCAATACTTTTGCTTTGCCAGAAGATTGGGAATTAGAACAAGATGGTCTTGTGTTTCAGGCCGATTCTGTATCAGGCGGCACAGTAGCACTGTTTATCAATGGTACTCAAGTTCCAATTAATATGGATAACGCTACAGCGGATATTAGTGAGTTTGTAGTTCCTGGAGAAAATAGTATTGAAGTAAGAGTGACCAGTAGCCTGCGAAATCGACTTACGGAAAATGGATATAGTGGATGGCTGATTCCAGTAACTTCAGATAATTATGGAATGGTAGGAAATACTAGTTTGATCACTTATACAAAAGTTCCAATAGCTGAAATACAAAGTAATAAATCTATTTTGGATTCTGTCATTACTTATGCGGAAAATGCGAAAGCAAGCGGAGAATATGACAATGCCATTGAAAGTGTACAGAAATCCTTTGATGTTGCTTTAGAAAATGCGAAAACAGTAGCCGACAATGTAGCAGCAACTCAAGAAGAAGTGGATGCAGCATGGAAAACACTGTTGAATGAAATTCACAAATTAGGATTTGTAGCTGGGGATAAAACAGAACTGGCATCTTTGATTGAAGCAGCAAATGAAATCAATGCAGAACTTGACCGTTATGTAGAAGCGGGAAAAGCAAAATTTACCGAAGCATTGGAAGCAGCAGTAGCAGTATATGAAGATGGCGACGCCATGCAGGCAGAAATCAACCAAGTAGCGGATGATTTATTAAACGCAATGCTGAATTTACGATTCAAAGCGGATAAGTCTGTTTTAGAAGATGTTCTTGCGGAAGCAGGCAAAGTGGATGCGAATGCATACACAACGGAGAGCTACGCAGCATTAGAAGCAGCAGTAGCGGAAGCAAAGGATGTATATAACAATGAAAACGCAAGCCAGGAAGAAGTAGATGCAGCAGTAACAAATGTGCAAGCTGCAATGGATCAGTTAGTAGCAGTAGATGGAACTGTTTCAGAAGAAACAACGTCATCTACTGATGATACAGCTACTCAAACTGGACAGGAATCCACCACACCAAAAGCAAATGCAGCCAAAACAGGGGATTTCGCTCCAATCGCAGGCTTGACAGCCATCACATTGGCTGGTGCATCATTATTACTCACTCGTAAGAAAAAATAA
- a CDS encoding SOS response-associated peptidase gives MCGRYSLFTDEQNKEILKIIQEVSAKHPSVEMKTGEIFPTNIAPILKQENGSIHPDAAIWGFPHFKNKGVIINARSETAFEKKMFRESLIFRRCVIPSTGFYEWSQDEAHQKYRFLLPQSNVLYMAGIYNEYKGEQRYVILTTEGNESIREIHHRMPVVLLPNQIEQWIEDSNSTSEILRGEFPSLVYTVA, from the coding sequence ATGTGTGGACGTTACAGTTTATTTACCGATGAACAAAACAAGGAAATCTTAAAAATCATTCAGGAAGTAAGCGCGAAGCATCCCAGCGTGGAGATGAAAACTGGAGAAATCTTTCCTACCAATATCGCACCTATTCTGAAACAGGAAAACGGTAGTATTCATCCAGATGCTGCAATTTGGGGATTTCCCCATTTCAAAAATAAAGGAGTTATCATAAACGCTCGTTCAGAAACAGCGTTTGAGAAAAAGATGTTCCGTGAGAGCCTTATTTTCCGTCGTTGCGTGATCCCATCTACCGGATTCTATGAATGGAGTCAAGATGAAGCACATCAGAAATACCGTTTTTTATTGCCTCAAAGCAATGTTTTATATATGGCTGGAATCTACAACGAATACAAAGGAGAACAGAGGTACGTCATCCTGACAACAGAGGGGAATGAATCCATACGGGAGATTCATCATCGGATGCCCGTTGTTCTATTGCCAAATCAGATTGAGCAATGGATTGAGGATTCCAACAGTACATCAGAAATTTTGCGTGGAGAGTTTCCCTCTCTGGTGTATACTGTTGCCTAG
- the dinB gene encoding DNA polymerase IV has translation MQQKVILHSDLNNFYASVECLYNPELRGKPVAVAGDPEQRHGIVLAKNYQAKAYGIQTGDPLWMAKKKCKEIVFTPPHYDLYMRYSEIARDIYSDYTDQVEPFGLDECWLDVSGSTQLFGSGKQIADELRKRIQFELGITASVGVSYNKVFAKLGSDMRKPDATTVIDQQHFQQKVWPLPARDLLYVGKATERKLSNHCIHTIGDLARTNKDFLYRLLGKNGIMLWLFANGMDTSEVSTFDSNRIIKTIGNSTTAPRDLITDDDIKITLYVLSESVAERLRAADFLCRTVQITIRDNQLKSYERQGRLLYPSCTAKELFQQAYALYQMHRPENPVRSLGVRACNLMVQTTQQLSLFADTAKRQKQECLEESIDNLRRRFGYFSIQRGIMLTDTELSNLDPVNDHVIHPEAFLKGKI, from the coding sequence TTGCAGCAAAAAGTAATTCTGCACAGCGATTTGAATAATTTTTACGCCAGTGTCGAGTGCTTATACAATCCAGAGCTGAGAGGAAAACCAGTGGCTGTGGCTGGCGATCCAGAGCAACGGCACGGAATTGTATTGGCAAAGAATTACCAGGCAAAAGCTTATGGTATCCAGACGGGTGACCCTCTTTGGATGGCAAAGAAAAAATGCAAAGAGATTGTGTTTACGCCGCCCCACTATGATTTGTACATGCGTTATTCTGAGATCGCCAGGGATATCTATTCGGATTATACTGACCAGGTGGAACCGTTTGGTTTGGATGAATGTTGGTTGGATGTTTCCGGTTCCACCCAACTGTTTGGTTCGGGTAAACAGATTGCAGACGAGCTGCGGAAACGGATTCAGTTTGAATTAGGCATAACAGCAAGCGTGGGAGTTTCCTACAACAAAGTATTTGCGAAGTTAGGTTCAGATATGAGAAAGCCTGACGCAACCACCGTGATTGATCAACAGCATTTTCAGCAAAAAGTATGGCCGCTGCCAGCTAGAGACCTGCTCTATGTAGGGAAGGCTACGGAACGGAAGTTGTCCAATCACTGTATCCACACCATCGGGGATTTGGCACGGACAAACAAAGATTTTCTTTACCGATTGCTTGGAAAAAATGGAATCATGCTCTGGCTGTTTGCCAATGGGATGGATACTTCTGAGGTCAGTACTTTTGACTCCAACCGGATTATCAAAACCATCGGGAACAGCACCACCGCCCCCAGAGATTTAATTACCGATGATGATATCAAAATTACGTTGTATGTACTCTCGGAGAGCGTGGCGGAACGGCTGAGGGCTGCTGATTTTCTGTGCCGTACCGTGCAAATTACAATACGGGATAATCAGTTGAAATCCTATGAACGGCAGGGACGGTTATTGTATCCAAGTTGTACGGCGAAGGAACTCTTTCAACAGGCATATGCCCTGTATCAAATGCACAGACCAGAAAATCCGGTGCGCAGTCTGGGGGTAAGAGCCTGCAATTTGATGGTACAGACCACACAGCAGTTATCTCTGTTTGCGGACACAGCAAAACGGCAGAAACAGGAATGCTTGGAGGAATCCATCGACAACCTGAGAAGAAGATTTGGATATTTTTCCATACAGCGTGGGATTATGCTAACTGACACGGAACTTTCGAACCTTGATCCAGTCAACGACCATGTAATCCATCCAGAGGCTTTTTTAAAAGGGAAAATATAA
- a CDS encoding C39 family peptidase, which translates to MENKYINIYNFKIEPRQEVTSGAQFSYIIDGTWHNFSGKVENQLLDGLRITTNASDYYLMYRTKNAGESGYYPSVSSRGSDFAGSSTGKKMHLLQIKAHNNAGAETSDVVVMYRVHADFKWQPWVCSVNNLSIMQSIQNQYGLDGKLDTSGDDFAGIDGYMVSGVEIRIFKIGSTGGSGGGEITSGAQFSYIIDGAWHNFSGKIENQLLDGLRITTNASDYYLMYRTKNAGESGYYPSVSSRGSDFAGSSTGKKMHLLQIKAHNNAGAETSDVVVMYRVHADFKWQPWVCSVNNLSIMQSIQNQYGLDGKLDTSGDDFAGIDGYMVSGVEIRIFKIGSTGGSGGGEITSGAQFSYIIDGAWHDFSGKVENQLLDGLRITTNASDYYLMYRTKNAGESGYYPSVSSRGSDFAGSSTGKKMHLLQIKAHNNAGAETSDVVVMYRVHADFKWQPWVCSVNNLSIMQSIQNQYGLDGKLDTSSDDFAGIDGYMVSGVEIRIFKIGSTGGSGGGEITSGAQFSYIIDGAWHNFSGKIENQLLDGLRITTNASDYYLMYRTKNAGESGYYPSVSSRGSDFAGSSTGKKMHLLQIKAHNNAGAETSDVVVMYRVHADFKWQPWVCSVNNLSIMQSIQNQYGLDGKLDTSSDDFAGIDGYMVSGVEIRIFRQGSTGGGSTETPTGKYKIIDAPFIAQNPKWPTGCESVSTVMALNYIGNNISVDTFIDNYLDMQPYPFDPNETFGGNPRDGGSYGCYAPVIQKALNKILPNTGYSSKVLSNVSLQELCSKYIDNNIPVIMWATMSMRKPYVSKIWNYNNRVINWIAPEHCLLLVGYDDNNYIFNDPLEHKQTYYSKSSVEAAYDGLGKQAIILEKNEPVTPPYIYERPSIPNVKPENISILSLIPQFIELENLYKQYHDDKIKNEPGLQTTPTHIVLGMVNFIRSQQYDEYEWYFTTMRPIDTDFVNRVKQHVPTGSDKTLFEQMEPYIQKGTRLLVSDGDRGLIDLAHMAATIDAYINEGLPPHFWAGWGGDLATGMADTTKSINPNVSFNEMQKMADRIIGNEDSSCNYSDFCSDFDAYKISTKIKESYGTSNWNFHIFSDIIQSYYTNYYPLFSNRFKWITEELNCSTDLNSLKDAIYSAMNGLDERAPLFGLLVLKANNPSDKVNKACCNSFSNYIYSILNE; encoded by the coding sequence ATGGAAAATAAATATATAAATATTTACAATTTTAAAATTGAACCAAGACAGGAAGTAACATCAGGTGCCCAATTTTCCTATATCATAGACGGTACATGGCATAACTTCAGTGGTAAAGTAGAAAACCAATTATTAGATGGACTCAGAATTACCACCAATGCCAGTGATTATTATTTGATGTACCGTACGAAAAATGCGGGTGAAAGCGGATATTATCCAAGTGTAAGCAGTAGAGGTTCTGACTTTGCCGGTTCCAGTACGGGTAAAAAAATGCACTTACTGCAAATCAAAGCACATAATAACGCTGGAGCAGAAACGTCGGATGTAGTAGTTATGTACCGTGTCCACGCTGATTTCAAATGGCAGCCATGGGTATGCAGCGTAAACAATTTGTCTATTATGCAAAGTATCCAGAACCAATACGGGCTAGATGGCAAATTAGATACAAGCGGAGATGATTTCGCTGGTATTGATGGATATATGGTCAGTGGTGTTGAGATTCGTATTTTCAAGATAGGATCTACAGGTGGTTCTGGTGGTGGTGAAATCACATCAGGTGCCCAATTTTCCTATATCATAGACGGTGCATGGCATAACTTCAGTGGTAAAATAGAAAACCAATTATTAGATGGACTCAGGATTACCACCAATGCCAGTGATTATTATTTAATGTACCGTACGAAAAACGCGGGTGAAAGCGGATATTATCCAAGTGTAAGCAGTAGGGGTTCTGATTTTGCCGGTTCCAGTACGGGTAAAAAAATGCACTTACTGCAAATCAAAGCACATAATAACGCTGGAGCAGAAACGTCGGATGTAGTAGTTATGTACCGTGTCCACGCTGATTTCAAATGGCAGCCATGGGTATGCAGCGTAAACAATTTGTCTATTATGCAAAGTATCCAGAACCAATATGGGTTAGATGGTAAATTAGATACAAGCGGAGATGATTTCGCTGGTATTGATGGATATATGGTCAGTGGTGTTGAGATTCGTATTTTCAAGATAGGATCTACAGGTGGTTCTGGTGGTGGTGAAATCACATCAGGTGCCCAATTTTCCTATATCATAGACGGTGCATGGCATGACTTCAGTGGTAAAGTAGAAAACCAATTATTAGATGGACTCAGAATTACCACCAATGCCAGTGATTATTATTTGATGTACCGTACGAAAAATGCGGGTGAAAGCGGATATTATCCAAGTGTAAGCAGTAGAGGTTCTGACTTTGCCGGTTCCAGTACGGGTAAAAAAATGCACTTACTGCAAATCAAAGCACATAATAACGCTGGAGCAGAAACGTCGGATGTAGTAGTTATGTACCGTGTCCATGCTGATTTCAAATGGCAGCCATGGGTATGCAGCGTAAACAATTTGTCTATTATGCAAAGTATCCAGAACCAATATGGGTTAGATGGTAAATTAGATACAAGCAGTGATGATTTCGCTGGTATTGACGGATATATGGTCAGTGGTGTTGAAATTCGTATTTTCAAGATAGGATCTACAGGTGGTTCTGGTGGTGGTGAAATCACATCAGGTGCCCAATTTTCCTATATCATAGACGGTGCATGGCATAACTTCAGTGGTAAAATAGAAAACCAATTATTAGATGGACTCAGGATTACCACCAATGCCAGTGATTATTATTTAATGTACCGTACGAAAAACGCGGGTGAAAGCGGATATTATCCAAGTGTAAGCAGTAGGGGTTCTGATTTTGCCGGTTCCAGTACGGGTAAAAAAATGCACTTACTGCAAATCAAAGCACATAATAACGCTGGAGCAGAAACGTCGGATGTAGTAGTTATGTACCGTGTCCATGCTGATTTCAAATGGCAGCCATGGGTATGCAGCGTAAACAATTTGTCTATTATGCAAAGTATTCAAAACCAATATGGGTTAGATGGTAAATTAGACACAAGCAGTGATGATTTCGCTGGTATTGACGGATATATGGTCAGTGGTGTTGAAATTCGTATTTTTAGGCAAGGCAGTACCGGAGGCGGTTCAACTGAAACACCAACAGGAAAGTATAAAATTATTGATGCTCCGTTTATTGCACAAAATCCAAAATGGCCTACCGGATGTGAAAGCGTTAGTACTGTAATGGCTTTGAATTACATTGGGAATAATATAAGTGTCGATACATTTATTGATAATTATCTGGATATGCAGCCTTATCCATTTGATCCAAATGAAACTTTTGGCGGTAATCCAAGAGATGGTGGAAGTTATGGATGTTATGCACCAGTTATTCAAAAAGCATTAAATAAAATTTTGCCGAATACAGGCTACTCCTCAAAAGTATTGAGTAATGTATCATTACAGGAATTGTGCTCCAAATATATTGACAATAATATTCCTGTAATTATGTGGGCAACTATGTCAATGAGAAAACCTTATGTCAGCAAAATATGGAACTACAATAATAGAGTAATAAACTGGATTGCTCCAGAACATTGTTTGTTGTTAGTCGGCTATGATGATAACAACTATATCTTTAACGATCCATTAGAACATAAGCAAACATACTACAGTAAGTCTTCTGTAGAAGCTGCTTATGATGGATTAGGAAAACAAGCTATTATACTCGAAAAAAATGAACCTGTCACTCCTCCATATATTTATGAGAGACCTTCTATTCCAAATGTTAAACCAGAAAATATCTCTATTTTATCATTAATACCACAATTTATAGAATTAGAAAATTTGTATAAACAATATCATGATGATAAGATTAAAAATGAACCTGGATTACAAACAACTCCAACTCATATTGTATTAGGAATGGTAAATTTTATTAGGTCACAACAATATGATGAATATGAATGGTATTTCACAACAATGCGCCCAATTGATACTGATTTTGTTAATAGAGTGAAACAACATGTACCAACAGGTTCAGATAAAACACTATTTGAACAGATGGAACCGTATATTCAAAAAGGAACAAGATTACTTGTATCAGATGGAGATAGAGGGTTAATTGATCTAGCGCATATGGCAGCTACTATAGATGCATATATCAATGAAGGTCTGCCACCACACTTTTGGGCCGGTTGGGGTGGAGACCTAGCGACTGGAATGGCAGACACAACAAAAAGTATTAATCCAAATGTTTCATTTAATGAAATGCAAAAAATGGCAGATCGAATAATCGGAAATGAAGATTCAAGTTGTAATTATAGTGATTTCTGTTCAGATTTTGATGCTTATAAAATCAGTACTAAAATTAAAGAGTCTTATGGTACAAGCAACTGGAATTTTCATATATTTTCTGATATAATTCAATCATACTATACAAATTATTATCCATTATTCTCCAATCGCTTCAAATGGATTACAGAAGAATTGAATTGCTCTACTGATTTGAATAGTTTAAAAGATGCAATTTATTCTGCAATGAATGGTTTAGACGAAAGAGCTCCACTTTTTGGGTTGCTAGTTTTAAAGGCAAACAATCCTTCAGATAAAGTAAATAAAGCTTGCTGTAATTCTTTTTCAAATTATATTTATTCTATTCTTAATGAATAA
- a CDS encoding helix-turn-helix domain-containing protein, translated as MKLDYHVIGQRIRLKRRELNLTQMKLSELIDVSETYMSEIERGKSKVSLQVISNIARVLHTSLDYLVFGIPEEELKMDMDSLYQDILNLSPEENRSLKAFLTALKQK; from the coding sequence ATGAAATTAGACTATCATGTTATTGGTCAACGAATTAGATTAAAAAGACGTGAACTGAATCTAACTCAAATGAAATTAAGTGAACTTATTGATGTAAGCGAAACTTATATGTCAGAAATTGAGCGTGGAAAATCGAAAGTAAGTTTACAAGTAATATCCAATATAGCTAGAGTGCTTCATACAAGCTTGGACTATTTAGTCTTTGGAATTCCAGAAGAAGAATTAAAAATGGATATGGATAGCTTATATCAAGATATTTTAAATTTATCCCCTGAAGAAAATAGAAGTTTAAAAGCATTTTTAACAGCATTAAAACAAAAATAG
- a CDS encoding helix-turn-helix domain-containing protein, protein MNAEFFRQRLIELLEKNQIPQSRMSLELGRSPSYIRGLTSGRSLPKMDAFFDICEYLNITPAEFFAPLNDSSVVEQTTSDFLKLSSDSKLALRDIIKRLK, encoded by the coding sequence ATGAATGCTGAATTTTTTAGACAACGATTAATTGAATTACTAGAAAAAAATCAAATACCACAATCAAGAATGAGCTTAGAGCTAGGACGTAGCCCCAGCTATATTCGTGGTCTTACTTCTGGTCGCTCACTTCCTAAAATGGATGCGTTTTTTGATATTTGTGAGTATCTGAATATAACTCCAGCAGAATTTTTTGCACCATTAAATGACAGTTCTGTAGTAGAACAAACAACCAGTGATTTTTTGAAATTATCTTCAGATAGTAAATTAGCATTGAGAGATATCATTAAAAGGCTTAAATAA
- a CDS encoding AbrB/MazE/SpoVT family DNA-binding domain-containing protein → MSIRKSTGIVRNLDKVGRIVLPKELRKSFCIADGETDIDIWMENDEIILAPIPKQCKICKAEDDLHEINGSLLCRNCIQTIQKFHMP, encoded by the coding sequence ATGAGTATTCGAAAATCAACAGGAATCGTTCGCAATCTCGATAAAGTGGGAAGGATTGTTCTTCCAAAAGAATTACGAAAATCATTTTGTATTGCCGATGGGGAAACAGATATTGATATCTGGATGGAAAATGATGAAATTATCCTTGCGCCAATTCCAAAACAATGCAAAATCTGTAAGGCCGAAGATGACCTACATGAAATTAACGGGTCTTTGCTTTGCAGAAATTGTATCCAGACCATTCAAAAATTCCATATGCCATAA
- a CDS encoding RNA polymerase sigma factor translates to MILFFNLLNNEDDREFFESLYRKFYPIMKYTAISFCGDDNADDLIQMTFLKLIKYVDTLRSLEEKAQIVYLTYTLKTVAIEYQRKQHRLQKLETKIIQNYTDSSSEQEFSRIEILSVLSQLNERDRDLLLYFYFLDMKLTDIAKLMGIPSNSIHVYLSRARKKALKLIKGENLNDN, encoded by the coding sequence ATGATTTTATTTTTCAATCTGTTAAACAATGAGGATGATCGTGAGTTTTTTGAAAGCCTGTATCGTAAGTTTTATCCAATTATGAAGTATACGGCCATTTCTTTCTGTGGCGATGATAATGCGGATGATTTGATTCAAATGACTTTCCTGAAGCTGATCAAGTACGTTGATACATTGAGGAGTTTAGAAGAAAAGGCACAGATTGTTTATTTAACTTATACTCTTAAGACTGTAGCAATTGAATACCAACGCAAGCAGCACCGGCTTCAGAAACTGGAGACAAAAATAATACAGAATTATACCGATTCCAGCTCGGAACAGGAGTTTTCCAGAATAGAAATATTAAGTGTTTTATCTCAACTGAATGAACGTGATAGGGATCTGTTGCTTTATTTCTATTTTCTTGATATGAAGCTAACTGATATTGCAAAGCTTATGGGAATACCTTCAAATAGTATCCATGTATATCTAAGCCGAGCCAGGAAAAAGGCTCTCAAACTGATAAAGGGAGAAAACTTAAATGACAATTAA